The genome window ACCATTAGTATGGCTAAAGCTTATCATTTTGATCCGATATTTTCCGGTTTAGAAAAAAAGTACCACAACAAGGTTGAAGGTTTAGGTTGTCAAATGTGGGGCGAATGGATCCCAACAGTAGAGCGCATGTATAAGCAAGTGTTTCCACGCCTTAGTGCCTGTGCGGAAGTTGGCTGGACAGACTTAGCGCGTAAAGACTTTGGCGGATTTCAACAGCGGATGAAAACCCAGTACCAACGCTGGCAAATTCAAGGTATTCCTTATGCCGACAATAACGACAAAGTATTAACTGCAAAAGACTTTTTCAATCAACCTTTGGTCGCTAACTGGACTCCTGCAGAGCTGACGACTGGGTTTAACAAGTTATCTTGGGAAGTTACTGAACATGTTAAAAAACAAGGCAAAATTAACGTCGCCATGCTTTATCGTGAAGGCAAAAATGCTCTTGAAATTGAATCCCTAGAACTTTATGAAAATGGCAAACGCATTGCCAAAGATAGGCACTATGCATTAAGTGGCGAAATACTATCAAATATTGTCTACAAGCTAAAACTACCTGAGTATAAATCAGATGCCACTTATACGTTAAAAGCGTCGGTAAAAGGCAGCCTAGGCATCGATTCATTCGGACAAGTGAAAATGTGGCAAGCGGATTGAAGTTTGCAAGCATTTTGCTGTTCCAGACATTGAAGGTAATTCTAGATATTTTGGCTAGCCCCTTTTATTTCTAAACATATAAAAACATTAAAGGATTAAAATGAAACACTTATTAATCATAGTATTAAGTTTATTAACGGTTGCTTGTGGAGGCGGCGGTGAAAGTGATACTGACACTTCACCAAACATTGAGGTTGTTGGTGCTGCAGTTATTTCAATTTATATTGGTGAAACCTATAAAGACCTAGGTGCAACAGCTGAAGATGATATTGACCAAGATATTAATGATAAAATAATCATAACTACCGATTTAGATACATCTGTTGAAGGGGTCTATGAGGTAATTTATACCGTGACTGATAGCGGAGGAAATACCGCAACTACCACTAGAGCTGTAGAAGTGAAGAGCCCTATTTATGCTTTAAGTTTTACAGATCCTAATTTAACTTTATATGAAGGTAGCTACACGCATCGATTTTATTTTGAATTTGATGTAATTGAAAAGGTCGATAAAGTTGTAAATTTTAACATTCAAGAAAGTTCGACAGCTGAAAGTGACATAGACTATCGCTTAATTTCAAGCGAATTCACCGTATTCAAAGGTTTGAATCGAGGTTATATCGAATTAGAGTTGCTTGATGATGATTTCGATGAAGGGAGTGAAGTTATTGATATATCGCTAGTTGATCCAAATTTAAAAGAAATAGTATTCATTCAGATCACTCTCGACGATAAAACTACTACCGCAGTTGCACATAATGATTTACCAAGTTCTGCCATCACATCACCTGTATCTATTATTGATGATTATATGTATATCATGGGGTCTAGGAGCATAGATAAGTATAACCTTATAGATGAAGTTTCTAGCACTAATAGCGCACCTGCTGTGGACAATTCATATGGTGATTCTATCGTTTATAACGAAGAAATATATTTTTATACGGGCGGCAGTTTATATAACGTTAATGAAAAAGATTTTAATTATGAGCTAATTTCACAAGCACCAATATTTCTAGAATGGACAGCAGAATTACAAGTCTTAAATAACGAATTATATGTTATTGGTGGAAAAACCATCGATGAAAGTTCATCAACAATAGTGCAAGCTTTTAACTTTGATACTCAAACCTGGAGCAGTAAAAGTGATTTAAACCATAACAGGTATGGTGGAGCGACAGGGATAGTAAATGGAGAAATATTTGTTTTTGGTGGAAATTATAGTAGTGGTACGTCAGAAAAATATGATCCTAAAAGCAATACTTGGGTTTACATAACTGCTAATGCAAAATTAGCTGGATCTTTTAGTTTTAGTACTGCGATTAGTAATGGCAATTTTATTGAAATTATTACTTCTGATATATCGGCTGAAACTTCTGTTTTAAGATATAACGCGCTAGCTGATAGTTGGTCAGAGTTTGTGGTAGACACCCCATCTAAAATGAGTATGGACTCAATGCTTTATAAAGGAAGAACATACTTAGTAGGCGGTTTCAGAGGTGATGAGGGAAGCAGTAAAGGCCTTCACTCTTATTATATCGGTGATAATTAATGCTGATTTTAAAGCCTTGATAACTAACCCTAAATTCAAAGAGTTAATTGCACCTGCAAAAGCAGAGTTAGTTACAAAAATATAAGCCACTCAAGTAGAGCAAATAAAGCTTGGCTTTTGTCATTGCGGCATTAAAACAAGAAAAGGCATAAACCGATTAACGGCTTATGCCTTTTTTTAAATCAAGCTAATTAGAAACGGTAGGCGATATTTAGTGAAGACGTTGCTGCGCTGATATCATCGATTTCAGCAAAATCTTCGTAGTCACTCGTTGTACGTAAAGATAAGGTGAAGTCCAAAGCGACTTGTTCCCAATTGTAGCCAATGCCACCACCTAGCTGAGCACCTGAGAAGTCTTCATCAATATCATCATATTCCATTGATTCGGAATAAAAACCAAACGAGCCATAGATTTTAAACCCGGTACTTGCCAAACCCGTACCAGCTAACAGTTGCAATTCACAACCACTTAATTCCAGCTGAGAAAAATCGTCATGTTCAGTATCATAATAAGAAGCCTTGATTGCAACATTATCAGTTGCGCCATAGGTTAATGACAAGTTGTAACCAGTAAACTCATCTTCATCATAGTCACTGTCGTCTGGCTCAAGCACAAGCGCATAAGTACCAATACCCACTTGCCATTGCTTGTCTAGTGCAACTTGGGTTGAATTATCTTCGCTGTTGCTGGGTTGTTCGGCGAATACGACAAAACTAGTGAGTAAAAGGGAAGTAAGGGTAGCGACTTTAATATTTAGCATTTCATTTCCTTATGCTGTTTGTGTGTAAAAAATAGTAATTAATGTTCTTGGTTTAATTTTTTGAAAACCGTGCTGAGACAGCAAGAGTCGTTGGCAAAAAAAATACCTAACCAAGATGATGTTAAGTATTTAAATGCCAACTAGTCCTAGCTGTATCAGTCGCTGGCGATAGCTTTTTCTACTTCCGCTTGCATGTGCTCATGGTTGTAGAAAACATCGTTATGTTCTAGTGCATAGGCTTTTAACGCTGTAGCCATAAAGTGAACAACAGCACGATATTTAATGTCGGTGTAATAGTTAATTAACTCATCGGGGTCGTTTTCCAAATCAAACAACCATGGCTCACCTTCAGGGTTAAAGACTAGTTTGTAGCGATCAGATATTGCGGTGATCCAGCCTTCGCCGGTTTTTGATGATTGGCGCATAAAGGCAAGATCTTGCCATTCCTGGCAATTTTCAGGGTCCATTAATAATGGTGAAGCATCACGGCCGTCTTCGTTACCACTGGCTGCTATGCCGGCTAGTCCCAATAGCGTTTGCTGAAAATCAACTGTGGTAAGTGCTTGAGTTACTACAGTTTTTGCAGGAATCTTCTCTGGATAATAAACCAAGAAAGGAATACGTGCTGAACCTTCAAAAGGTACACCTTTGTTCTGGCGAGCATGTTCACCTTTTAAGTCTCCATGATCTGAGGTAAAGACGATTATGGTGTTATCAAGCAGTTGCAACTGTTCTAACTTGCTATATAACTGCGCCATTTTATCGTCAATGAGCTTGATCATGCCGTAATATCCCTGCATTGAATTGGATTTTGAAGCAGGTTGACCCCAAATTGGCGCATCGGCAGGATCGACATTCATCGTATGGGGTAAGCTAAATTCAACACTCTCGTACATAGTGTCATAAGGCGTTCGTACGGAGTCGGGTCCATGCGGGTCACCTAAACTTAGCATCATTGCAAAAGGCTTAGCTTTATTCAATTCGATAAAATCAAACATTTTATTAAACAGGTAATCGGTAGAAAAAGACGTTTCATCGGCAGCACTTGCGCCTCCATCAGCTACTTTAGGTCCATCAACTGTATCTTCAAATATCTTCCAATGACCTCTATTAAACATATAACGATTGTCGTCAAAACCAAATTGACGCTCTGGTGCCCATTGTGGTTTGCCACTACCATCTAAATGCCACTTACCAATGTAGCCCGTGGCATAGCCACTTTCTTTTAATACTTGCGCAAAAGTAATGGCATCGCCACGAAGTGGTTCGTTATTTTGTACTGCATGATTATTTTGTGGGTACATGCCGGTGACGAATGCACCACGTGATGGTGTACAAACGGGCGCAGCAGCATAGAAACTAGTGGCAATAGCTCCATTGTCTGCTAACCAATCAATGTTTGGTGTTTCTACTACAGTATCACCCCACATTTTAGCCTGTTGTTCGACTAGTCCCTGCCGATATGCACCGAGCGTGCGAAAATTGTGCTCATCGGTCATAACAATAATGACATTAGGCTGAACTGTTTGCTCTGCAGCTGTTACGGGGTGAATGCATAAGATGGTTGTAATAGCTAAAAACAATCGTTGCATCAAGCTTGTTTTGTTCATGATTAAATTGTAATCCTGTGTCGATTTATAAGTCTATGGCGTCTAATTTTTTGTACGACTACACATTATTTCTAAATGCCAGTCTATTTATAGCGTAAATACAGTTCGAAATCAATCGTAGCTTTCGTACGGTTTCGGCTCGGGTTGGCTATAGATAATTGATTTGTTGTTTTATTTAGGTGAGTAGTAAAAAAATACCCGCCGAAGCGGGTATTAAAGGGAGTAGCAGAATAAATTTATTTTGCGTTTATCGCTGAGTTTACTTGCTTGGTCATATGTTCGTTATCAAGGAGGAAAATATCATTGCGTTGCATCGCATAGTTTTTCATCTCGGTTGCCATAAAGCGAACCTGTTCTTTATAAGCAGGTTGTTTGTAGAAGTTAATTAACTCGTCCGGATCTTTTTCCAAGTCGAATAACCAAGGTTCACCTTCTGGGTTGTATACCAGCTTATAGCGCTCGGTAATAGCTGTTAGCCATCCCTCTCCGGTCTTAGATGATTGACGCATAAAGGCGATGTCTTGCCATTGTTTACTGGCATCTTTTACTTTGCTAAGTAGAGGCGTAGCATCGCGACCTTCTTCATTGCCGCTTGGATTAACCCCTATTAAGCCTAGTAG of Thalassotalea fonticola contains these proteins:
- a CDS encoding immunoglobulin-like domain-containing protein; amino-acid sequence: MKHLLIIVLSLLTVACGGGGESDTDTSPNIEVVGAAVISIYIGETYKDLGATAEDDIDQDINDKIIITTDLDTSVEGVYEVIYTVTDSGGNTATTTRAVEVKSPIYALSFTDPNLTLYEGSYTHRFYFEFDVIEKVDKVVNFNIQESSTAESDIDYRLISSEFTVFKGLNRGYIELELLDDDFDEGSEVIDISLVDPNLKEIVFIQITLDDKTTTAVAHNDLPSSAITSPVSIIDDYMYIMGSRSIDKYNLIDEVSSTNSAPAVDNSYGDSIVYNEEIYFYTGGSLYNVNEKDFNYELISQAPIFLEWTAELQVLNNELYVIGGKTIDESSSTIVQAFNFDTQTWSSKSDLNHNRYGGATGIVNGEIFVFGGNYSSGTSEKYDPKSNTWVYITANAKLAGSFSFSTAISNGNFIEIITSDISAETSVLRYNALADSWSEFVVDTPSKMSMDSMLYKGRTYLVGGFRGDEGSSKGLHSYYIGDN
- a CDS encoding outer membrane beta-barrel protein → MLNIKVATLTSLLLTSFVVFAEQPSNSEDNSTQVALDKQWQVGIGTYALVLEPDDSDYDEDEFTGYNLSLTYGATDNVAIKASYYDTEHDDFSQLELSGCELQLLAGTGLASTGFKIYGSFGFYSESMEYDDIDEDFSGAQLGGGIGYNWEQVALDFTLSLRTTSDYEDFAEIDDISAATSSLNIAYRF
- a CDS encoding sulfatase family protein, which produces MNKTSLMQRLFLAITTILCIHPVTAAEQTVQPNVIIVMTDEHNFRTLGAYRQGLVEQQAKMWGDTVVETPNIDWLADNGAIATSFYAAAPVCTPSRGAFVTGMYPQNNHAVQNNEPLRGDAITFAQVLKESGYATGYIGKWHLDGSGKPQWAPERQFGFDDNRYMFNRGHWKIFEDTVDGPKVADGGASAADETSFSTDYLFNKMFDFIELNKAKPFAMMLSLGDPHGPDSVRTPYDTMYESVEFSLPHTMNVDPADAPIWGQPASKSNSMQGYYGMIKLIDDKMAQLYSKLEQLQLLDNTIIVFTSDHGDLKGEHARQNKGVPFEGSARIPFLVYYPEKIPAKTVVTQALTTVDFQQTLLGLAGIAASGNEDGRDASPLLMDPENCQEWQDLAFMRQSSKTGEGWITAISDRYKLVFNPEGEPWLFDLENDPDELINYYTDIKYRAVVHFMATALKAYALEHNDVFYNHEHMQAEVEKAIASD